The Streptomyces europaeiscabiei genome window below encodes:
- a CDS encoding histidine kinase, with the protein MSAASVDILPTVVAAVAAAVRAPYAAVVTAEGTTLAATGTVGARAVVRPLTLARTHLADLVVRPADEDGLTAADAQIVDALTVPVSLIVHAQRLNVELVAARKRAVGAALAERDRIRHDLHDGLGPSLSGVALGLQAVLEAVRTGRPSVPDGHDQPGPWPAPSKSRNW; encoded by the coding sequence GTGTCGGCGGCGTCCGTGGACATCCTGCCGACCGTCGTGGCCGCCGTCGCCGCCGCCGTGCGAGCTCCCTACGCGGCCGTCGTCACAGCCGAGGGCACCACTCTGGCCGCGACCGGAACGGTGGGCGCCCGGGCCGTGGTCCGTCCGCTCACCCTTGCCCGGACCCACCTCGCCGACCTCGTCGTCCGCCCCGCGGACGAGGACGGCCTCACCGCTGCCGACGCGCAGATCGTCGACGCGTTGACCGTCCCGGTCTCGCTGATCGTCCATGCCCAGCGCCTCAACGTCGAACTGGTCGCCGCACGGAAACGCGCCGTGGGCGCGGCCCTGGCCGAGCGGGACCGGATCCGCCATGACCTGCATGACGGACTGGGCCCCTCGCTGTCGGGCGTCGCGCTTGGCCTGCAAGCCGTCCTGGAAGCAGTACGGACGGGACGGCCGTCCGTGCCGGACGGCCACGATCAGCCGGGGCCGTGGCCAGCGCCCTCCAAGTCGAGGAACTGGTGA
- the mltG gene encoding endolytic transglycosylase MltG has product MQMNTPPRSTIRLTRRGRAALIATGAVVAATAVAVPLLSVQGDGGVAERPTSLVIPEGWRSGQVYEAVDKALALPAGSTKKSLAKAKLTLPADAEGNPEGYLFPATYPLREKSTPESLLSSMVETANKKFNGGQVTAGAQRNAMNVYQAVTIASIIQAEAATEKDMGRVARVVFNRLERGMPLQMDSTINYALNRSTLDTAADDTKIDSPYNSYRRMGLPPTPIANPGEAAMRAAVNPTSGDWLYFVTVKPGDTRFTVNYQEHLRNVAEFNQNRKKPSPTAEASTPLPSQAAR; this is encoded by the coding sequence ATGCAGATGAACACTCCGCCACGGAGCACGATTCGACTGACGCGCAGGGGCCGGGCCGCCCTCATCGCGACCGGAGCCGTCGTGGCGGCCACCGCCGTGGCGGTGCCGCTGCTGAGCGTTCAGGGTGATGGCGGCGTCGCCGAACGCCCGACGTCACTGGTGATCCCGGAGGGCTGGCGCTCCGGACAGGTCTACGAAGCCGTCGACAAGGCCCTCGCCCTGCCCGCCGGATCCACCAAGAAGTCCCTGGCCAAGGCCAAACTGACGCTCCCGGCCGACGCCGAGGGCAACCCGGAGGGCTACCTCTTCCCGGCGACGTATCCCTTGCGGGAGAAGTCGACTCCCGAGTCCCTGCTGTCGTCCATGGTCGAGACCGCGAACAAGAAGTTCAACGGCGGCCAGGTCACGGCCGGGGCCCAGCGCAACGCGATGAACGTCTACCAGGCGGTCACCATCGCGAGCATCATCCAGGCCGAGGCGGCCACCGAGAAGGACATGGGCCGGGTGGCCCGGGTCGTCTTCAACCGCCTGGAGCGCGGTATGCCGCTGCAGATGGACTCCACCATCAACTACGCGCTGAACCGCTCCACGCTGGACACCGCCGCCGACGACACGAAGATCGACAGCCCCTACAACTCGTACCGACGCATGGGCCTGCCGCCCACCCCGATCGCCAACCCGGGCGAGGCGGCGATGCGCGCCGCGGTCAATCCGACGTCGGGCGACTGGCTGTACTTCGTGACGGTCAAGCCGGGCGACACCCGCTTCACGGTGAACTACCAGGAACATCTGCGCAATGTCGCCGAGTTCAACCAGAACCGGAAGAAGCCGTCACCCACCGCCGAGGCGAGCACCCCGCTCCCCTCGCAGGCGGCCCGCTGA
- a CDS encoding peptidoglycan-binding protein, giving the protein MRTLRWGDSGDDVAALQQSLQALRYYGGAVDGRFTALTRSAVVAFQRARGLIADGAAGPATLAALGLGLGLGEPASPVPQFPPPQDGAQQPPPAGARALSLHIGLNSVDKSAYGGWSGRLSGGEQDAHTMTRIARAEGFTTRRLLSGDATVPNVLDAITDAARRLGPGDFFLLTYAGHGGQIAGTDGEDETDLENETWVLYDRMLVDDELSAAFAEFREGVNLVLVSDSCHSGTLYRRGLEVSGVEETEYAAVKRAFYQNLGVTRDPLSAAGIVQHLVADLRDEQHDEQRTMARVVTREIPLDVNAEVVLADRRFYRDIQNRARSRSSIMASGVALSACQDNQLSQEVNGAGVFTTALHRTWADNGFTGSYDVFHRAIVAQMGPNQTPELGLFGRRPESLLSRTPFNPGNRGATATRRLRWC; this is encoded by the coding sequence ATGCGAACGCTCCGATGGGGAGACAGCGGCGACGACGTCGCCGCACTGCAACAGTCGCTTCAGGCACTCCGGTACTACGGCGGTGCCGTCGACGGCCGGTTCACGGCACTGACCAGGAGCGCTGTGGTGGCGTTCCAGCGCGCTCGCGGGCTGATCGCCGACGGTGCCGCCGGACCGGCGACACTGGCCGCTCTCGGTCTCGGTCTCGGTCTCGGGGAACCCGCCTCGCCGGTCCCGCAGTTCCCGCCGCCGCAGGACGGCGCGCAACAGCCACCGCCTGCGGGAGCCCGTGCACTGTCCCTGCACATCGGGCTCAACAGCGTCGACAAGTCCGCGTACGGCGGCTGGTCCGGCCGACTCAGCGGCGGCGAGCAGGACGCGCACACCATGACCCGGATCGCCAGGGCCGAGGGGTTCACCACGCGCCGGCTGCTCAGCGGGGACGCGACTGTCCCCAACGTGCTCGACGCGATCACGGACGCCGCACGCCGACTCGGCCCCGGGGACTTCTTCCTGCTCACTTATGCCGGACACGGCGGGCAGATCGCCGGCACCGACGGGGAAGACGAGACCGACCTGGAGAACGAGACCTGGGTGCTCTACGACCGGATGCTCGTCGACGACGAGTTGAGCGCCGCGTTCGCGGAATTCCGCGAAGGCGTGAACCTTGTCCTCGTCTCGGACAGTTGCCACAGCGGTACCCTCTACCGTCGCGGTCTCGAAGTGTCCGGCGTCGAGGAGACCGAGTACGCGGCGGTGAAGCGTGCATTCTACCAGAACCTCGGTGTGACTCGGGATCCGCTGAGTGCCGCCGGCATCGTCCAGCACCTGGTCGCGGACCTAAGGGACGAACAGCACGACGAACAACGCACCATGGCGCGTGTCGTGACACGGGAGATCCCGCTGGACGTCAACGCCGAGGTCGTTCTGGCCGATAGGCGGTTCTACCGGGACATCCAGAACAGAGCCCGCTCGCGCTCCTCGATCATGGCCAGTGGTGTGGCCTTGAGCGCCTGCCAGGACAACCAGCTCTCGCAGGAGGTCAACGGCGCAGGAGTCTTCACCACCGCCCTGCACCGCACCTGGGCCGACAACGGGTTCACCGGCTCCTACGACGTCTTCCACCGCGCGATCGTCGCGCAGATGGGCCCGAACCAGACCCCGGAACTGGGCCTGTTCGGCAGGCGCCCGGAAAGTCTGCTGTCCCGCACACCGTTCAACCCCGGCAACCGCGGTGCGACCGCCACCAGGAGATTGCGGTGGTGCTGA
- a CDS encoding recombinase family protein, translated as MKLATSSPERQREDILTAADAGHIIGWADDSEVSGATDPMTRPRLGLCLRDERGPREGPVAAAADRLCRNGVDCLNTGHRTGDEGKLLVAHGHEGPWDPDDQVQLTLW; from the coding sequence ATGAAGCTCGCCACGTCGTCCCCGGAGCGCCAGCGCGAGGACATCCTCACCGCAGCCGACGCCGGCCACATCATCGGCTGGGCCGATGACTCGGAGGTCTCAGGGGCCACAGACCCGATGACCCGGCCCCGGTTGGGCCTTTGTCTCCGCGATGAGAGGGGACCACGCGAGGGCCCGGTGGCCGCGGCTGCCGACCGCCTCTGCCGCAACGGCGTGGATTGTCTGAACACCGGCCACAGGACGGGGGACGAGGGAAAGCTCCTCGTCGCCCACGGCCATGAGGGCCCGTGGGACCCGGACGACCAGGTACAGCTCACGCTGTGGTAA
- a CDS encoding sensor histidine kinase, protein MRGGVWAVPLSGVGAVAFAGWVSGSAGGTPGGDGGGLQVVLLGAVLVSWAVTGAVLVSLRPRNPLGWLFLAIGGSGTWQVGLAAYGGHGVAVEEPDWPGASVAAAVAGGAHVPSLFALPTLVLALYPQGRPNTWWLWWPVGAAGTAIVVLTVGTAFDPQAYDDIVPGGTPPASLPSAVIGALDAVCLLLIGLSALAVTVEAVVRLIRSEPPMRQQLAWMMCVLAVFLTALFFTGPVVHASLGVLVPVAVAVGVLRYRMLGIETVMRRGLVYALLTAVVITVYLLVTTAVGAVWDRSALPGVLSAAVVAVGLAPARERLQRAVDWWVYGGRRDPLRALARLGSRMADAGEHDLLPAALDAVTQAVRAPGIRVTDARGATLAALGRSTTVGLTLELRLAGRTLGTMSLSDRTPGEAYGREDKRLLAALAQQVAVVVRALELADVVTAQRDQVVEVTRVERDRLRHDLHDGLGPSLAGMGLGLQAATDQLSLGNTVEAGALLTRTREEVVTAVAEIRRIIDDLRPDVLDRLGLAEAVRRHAETLAPAVSISILAAQLPTLPPEVESTAYRIITEATTNIARHAAARAATVTVAAHGGLLRITVTDDGRGIPAGTPSGVGLPSMRRRAEARGGSLIVEPAARGTIITATLPLEGS, encoded by the coding sequence GTGCGCGGGGGCGTGTGGGCGGTGCCGTTGTCGGGCGTAGGGGCGGTGGCGTTCGCGGGGTGGGTGTCGGGGTCGGCCGGTGGGACGCCGGGGGGCGACGGGGGCGGTCTCCAGGTGGTTCTGCTGGGGGCGGTGCTGGTGTCATGGGCCGTGACCGGGGCCGTACTGGTCTCGCTACGGCCGCGGAATCCTCTGGGGTGGCTGTTCCTCGCCATCGGTGGCTCCGGGACCTGGCAGGTCGGCCTGGCGGCATACGGCGGGCACGGTGTGGCGGTTGAGGAGCCGGACTGGCCGGGGGCGTCGGTCGCCGCCGCCGTGGCGGGCGGGGCGCACGTCCCGTCCCTGTTCGCGCTGCCCACCCTCGTGCTGGCGCTCTATCCGCAGGGCCGGCCGAACACGTGGTGGCTGTGGTGGCCGGTCGGCGCTGCCGGGACGGCGATCGTGGTGCTGACAGTGGGCACGGCGTTCGACCCGCAGGCGTACGACGACATCGTGCCCGGTGGCACCCCGCCGGCGTCCCTGCCGTCCGCCGTGATCGGCGCCCTGGACGCGGTGTGCCTTCTCCTCATCGGCCTGAGCGCGCTCGCCGTCACTGTGGAGGCGGTCGTCCGGCTGATCCGGTCCGAGCCCCCGATGCGACAGCAACTGGCGTGGATGATGTGCGTGCTGGCGGTCTTCCTGACCGCCCTGTTCTTCACCGGACCGGTTGTCCACGCGAGTCTCGGCGTACTCGTCCCGGTCGCGGTGGCCGTCGGGGTACTGCGCTACCGGATGCTCGGCATCGAGACGGTGATGCGGCGCGGCCTGGTCTACGCACTGCTCACGGCTGTCGTGATCACCGTGTACCTACTGGTGACGACAGCCGTGGGCGCGGTGTGGGACCGCAGTGCCTTGCCGGGAGTGCTGTCGGCCGCGGTGGTCGCGGTGGGCCTCGCCCCGGCCCGGGAACGTCTGCAACGGGCTGTGGACTGGTGGGTCTACGGCGGGCGCCGGGACCCACTGCGGGCCTTGGCGCGGCTGGGCAGCCGAATGGCCGACGCGGGCGAACACGACCTGCTGCCCGCCGCGTTGGACGCCGTCACGCAGGCCGTGCGCGCCCCAGGGATCCGGGTGACGGACGCCCGGGGTGCGACGCTCGCGGCGCTCGGCCGAAGCACGACGGTCGGGCTCACCCTGGAACTGCGCCTGGCGGGGCGGACACTCGGCACCATGTCGCTGTCCGACCGCACGCCGGGCGAAGCGTACGGCAGGGAGGACAAACGGCTGTTGGCGGCCTTGGCTCAGCAAGTCGCCGTGGTCGTACGGGCGTTGGAGCTCGCCGATGTGGTGACCGCTCAACGGGACCAGGTCGTCGAGGTCACCCGGGTGGAACGCGACCGACTGCGCCATGACCTCCACGACGGTCTGGGGCCGTCGCTGGCCGGCATGGGGCTCGGGCTGCAGGCGGCGACGGACCAGTTGTCGCTGGGCAACACCGTGGAGGCCGGCGCGCTGCTGACCCGTACCCGGGAAGAGGTGGTCACTGCGGTGGCGGAGATCCGGCGGATCATCGACGATCTCCGCCCCGACGTCCTGGACCGGCTGGGGCTCGCTGAGGCCGTGCGGCGGCACGCCGAGACCCTGGCGCCGGCCGTGTCCATCAGTATCCTGGCGGCCCAACTGCCCACGCTCCCACCGGAGGTGGAGAGCACGGCCTACCGCATCATCACCGAAGCCACCACGAACATCGCCCGGCACGCCGCCGCGCGAGCGGCCACGGTGACGGTGGCGGCGCACGGCGGACTGTTGAGGATCACCGTCACCGACGACGGCCGCGGGATCCCTGCCGGGACACCCTCGGGTGTCGGCCTGCCGTCGATGCGCCGCCGTGCCGAAGCCCGCGGTGGCAGCCTCATCGTCGAGCCCGCGGCCCGCGGGACGATCATCACCGCCACCTTGCCACTGGAGGGATCATGA
- a CDS encoding NAD(P)-binding domain-containing protein: MNNTREVEVVVIGAGQAGLAGAYHLRRTGFEPERDFVVLDHSPGPGGAWQFRWPSLTYGKVHGMHALPGMELTGADPARPSAEVVREYFDSYEHAFELRVRRPVDVRSVREGEGGRLLVETSDGTWSTRALINATGTWDRPFWPRCPGQETFRGRQLHTAQYPGPEEFAGLRVVVVGGGASGTQHLLEIAPYAAATTWVTRRPPVFREGPFDEGAGRAAVALVEERVRQGLPPKSVVSVTGLPLNDAIRQGLADGVLDRLPMFDRITPDGVEWDDGRHVDADVVLWATGFRAAVDHLAPLRLREPGGGIRVDGTRALADPRVHLVGYGPSASTIGANRAGRAAVRDIRRLLANEPAAAV; encoded by the coding sequence GTGAACAACACGCGCGAGGTCGAGGTAGTCGTCATCGGCGCCGGACAGGCAGGTCTGGCCGGCGCCTACCACCTGCGCCGGACCGGTTTCGAGCCGGAGCGCGACTTCGTGGTGCTGGACCACTCCCCCGGCCCGGGCGGTGCCTGGCAGTTCCGCTGGCCGTCGTTGACGTACGGCAAGGTGCACGGGATGCACGCACTGCCGGGCATGGAACTGACGGGAGCCGATCCGGCGCGGCCGTCCGCCGAGGTCGTCAGGGAGTACTTCGACTCGTACGAACACGCCTTCGAGTTGCGGGTACGGCGTCCGGTGGACGTCCGCTCGGTGCGGGAGGGCGAGGGCGGGCGACTGCTGGTGGAGACCTCGGACGGTACCTGGTCGACGCGCGCGCTGATCAACGCGACGGGCACCTGGGACCGGCCGTTCTGGCCACGCTGTCCCGGCCAGGAGACGTTCCGGGGGCGGCAGTTGCACACGGCCCAGTACCCGGGGCCCGAGGAGTTCGCGGGACTGCGGGTGGTCGTGGTGGGCGGGGGTGCGTCCGGGACGCAGCATCTGTTGGAGATCGCCCCGTACGCCGCCGCGACGACATGGGTGACGAGGCGTCCGCCCGTCTTCCGCGAGGGGCCCTTCGACGAGGGCGCGGGGCGGGCGGCCGTCGCCCTGGTGGAGGAGCGGGTACGGCAGGGGCTGCCGCCGAAGAGCGTCGTGTCGGTGACGGGACTGCCGCTCAACGACGCGATCCGGCAGGGCCTCGCCGACGGCGTGCTGGACCGGCTGCCGATGTTCGACCGGATCACGCCCGACGGAGTGGAGTGGGACGACGGCCGCCACGTGGACGCCGACGTCGTCCTCTGGGCGACCGGCTTCCGCGCAGCCGTCGACCATCTGGCGCCCCTGCGGCTGCGCGAGCCCGGCGGCGGCATCCGAGTCGACGGCACCCGCGCGCTCGCCGACCCACGGGTCCACCTGGTCGGCTACGGCCCCTCGGCGAGCACCATCGGCGCCAACCGCGCCGGCCGTGCGGCGGTACGGGACATCAGGCGACTGCTGGCGAACGAACCGGCCGCCGCCGTCTGA
- a CDS encoding secondary thiamine-phosphate synthase enzyme YjbQ encodes MSDAFTTRVLNIASGSRERVVDLTHDCEAFLREAAAGRDGLLNVFVPHATAGIAVIETGAGSDDDLLAALRTLLPADDRWQHRHGTPGHGRDHVLPALVPPHATLPVIAGRLELGTWQSVCLVDTNISNVNRQVRLSFLG; translated from the coding sequence ATGTCCGATGCCTTCACCACCCGAGTCCTGAACATTGCCTCCGGTTCCCGCGAACGGGTCGTCGACCTGACCCACGACTGCGAGGCGTTCCTCCGTGAGGCGGCGGCCGGCCGGGACGGTCTCCTCAACGTCTTCGTCCCGCACGCCACGGCCGGCATCGCCGTCATCGAAACGGGTGCCGGCAGCGACGACGACCTCCTCGCCGCCCTCCGTACCCTCCTTCCCGCCGACGACCGCTGGCAACACCGCCACGGCACCCCCGGCCACGGCCGCGACCACGTCCTTCCCGCCCTCGTCCCACCCCACGCCACCCTGCCGGTCATTGCCGGGAGGCTGGAACTGGGGACGTGGCAGTCGGTGTGCCTGGTGGACACCAACATCTCCAATGTCAACCGTCAGGTTCGGTTGAGCTTCCTGGGCTGA
- a CDS encoding sensor histidine kinase — protein sequence MSALQERATSITDRTGRRPTITVEATDPFPQLPLPAETAAYRITDEALTNVVRHAQATRCVVRLSTNTGTGAVLTVEVHDNKRGPTAPCRGNGGVGLVSMRRRAEELGGTFRIAVDDTGNTVTAQLPLNTGQ from the coding sequence GTGTCCGCCCTTCAGGAACGCGCCACCTCCATCACCGACCGGACAGGACGACGTCCGACCATCACGGTCGAGGCGACCGACCCCTTCCCACAGCTCCCGCTCCCCGCCGAGACCGCTGCCTACCGGATCACCGACGAGGCCCTCACCAACGTGGTCCGACACGCACAGGCCACACGCTGCGTCGTCCGCCTGTCCACCAATACCGGCACCGGCGCTGTGCTGACCGTCGAGGTGCACGACAACAAACGTGGGCCGACCGCACCTTGCCGTGGAAACGGCGGCGTCGGCCTGGTGTCCATGCGCAGGCGGGCCGAGGAACTCGGCGGCACATTCCGGATCGCAGTCGACGACACCGGCAACACCGTGACGGCGCAACTCCCCTTGAACACAGGCCAGTAG
- a CDS encoding response regulator transcription factor: MTGAVPVRIVVADDHPMYRFGLTAALAGHDGIEIVGEAADGAELLKVVERTGPDVVLTDLAMPNLGGTEAIREIHARDDRIGVLVLTMHEDDEALIGALRAGARGYLLKGADRTEIARAVLAVASGNAVYGEAVARRINAFFTQAQRAYAAQVFPELTEREREILELVAQGHSNHHIARRLFLAEKTVRNHVSTVMNKIGTTDRAATVARARDAGLGTS; this comes from the coding sequence ATGACCGGAGCAGTGCCCGTCCGGATCGTCGTCGCCGACGACCATCCGATGTACCGCTTCGGTCTCACGGCCGCCCTGGCAGGCCACGACGGCATCGAGATCGTCGGGGAGGCGGCCGACGGCGCGGAACTCCTGAAAGTGGTCGAGCGGACCGGCCCCGACGTCGTCCTCACCGATCTCGCCATGCCCAACCTCGGCGGCACCGAGGCGATCCGCGAGATCCACGCCCGCGACGACCGAATCGGGGTCCTGGTCCTGACGATGCACGAGGACGACGAGGCCCTCATCGGAGCGCTCCGCGCGGGCGCCCGCGGCTACCTTCTGAAAGGCGCCGACCGTACCGAGATCGCCCGCGCGGTGCTCGCCGTCGCGTCGGGGAACGCGGTCTACGGCGAGGCGGTGGCGCGGCGCATCAACGCCTTCTTCACTCAGGCGCAGCGTGCCTACGCCGCCCAGGTCTTCCCCGAACTCACCGAACGCGAGCGCGAGATCCTCGAACTCGTCGCCCAGGGCCACAGCAATCACCACATCGCCCGGCGTCTGTTCCTGGCGGAGAAAACCGTCCGCAACCATGTGTCGACCGTCATGAACAAGATCGGAACGACCGACCGTGCCGCCACCGTCGCTCGGGCCAGGGACGCGGGCCTCGGCACCTCCTGA
- a CDS encoding flavin monoamine oxidase family protein produces the protein MTEDHEAVVAGSGLSRRSFTTAAGTAAAATTLASGAPAAAMPVQAVPAAPAPTRGADFDRCLAVARALLVVDDHDRPLVPRYERVLKDGLPAQRTATPKKVLVIGAGPAGLVTALLLKRAGHHVTVLEANGNRAGGRIKTFRRGGHERAAQPFADPRQYAEAGAMRLPSSHPLVMGLIDQLDLKKQRFHYVDVDSDGRPANRTWIYVNGIRTRRADYARAPRRINRSFGVPRARWDTPAAAILRSVLDPVRDEFSTVDADGKRVDKPLPERVRGWARVIQRFGDWSMFRFLTEHAGLDERTVDLIGTLENLTSRLPLSFIHSFIGSSLISPDTAFWELEGGTAVLPDALLEQVRDTVRFDRRVTRVEYHDPDRPSSDTPHVGRKGPQVWVDTVSEGRDGPVVREQFTADAAVVTVPFSGLRHVQISPLMSYRKRRAVAELHYDSATKVLLEFSRRWWEFTEADWKRELGRIDPKLYDAYRTGRTPADGSLLGAHPSVPAGHISRGQRTHYAANRAVSRDQPQATHVVGGGSVSDSANRFMYHPSHPVPGSSGGVVLASYSWADDALRWDSLDDEARYPHALCGLQQVYGQRVEVFYTGAGRTQSWLRDPYAYGEASVLLPGQHTELLPSIPVPEGPMHFAGDHTSLKPAWIEGALESAVRAALEVHTS, from the coding sequence ATGACTGAAGATCACGAAGCCGTCGTGGCAGGTTCAGGCCTGTCCAGGCGCAGCTTCACAACGGCAGCGGGAACGGCTGCGGCGGCCACGACTCTGGCCAGTGGCGCGCCTGCCGCGGCGATGCCCGTACAGGCCGTCCCGGCCGCACCGGCGCCCACCCGGGGCGCGGACTTCGACAGGTGCCTGGCTGTGGCCCGGGCCCTGTTGGTCGTGGACGACCACGACCGCCCCTTGGTCCCACGCTACGAGCGGGTGCTCAAGGACGGACTGCCCGCTCAGCGGACGGCCACGCCCAAGAAGGTCCTCGTCATCGGGGCCGGCCCGGCCGGTCTGGTGACGGCGTTACTGCTGAAGCGCGCGGGCCATCACGTGACCGTTCTCGAGGCGAACGGCAACCGGGCGGGCGGACGCATCAAGACCTTCCGGCGCGGCGGCCACGAACGGGCGGCTCAGCCCTTCGCCGACCCCCGCCAGTACGCCGAGGCGGGCGCCATGCGCCTGCCCTCCAGCCACCCGCTGGTGATGGGCCTGATCGACCAACTGGACCTGAAGAAGCAGCGTTTCCACTACGTTGACGTCGACAGTGACGGTCGGCCCGCCAACCGCACCTGGATCTACGTCAACGGCATCCGGACGCGGCGTGCTGACTACGCCCGCGCGCCCCGGCGCATCAACCGGTCGTTCGGCGTGCCGCGCGCCCGCTGGGACACTCCCGCCGCGGCCATCCTTCGGTCGGTGCTGGATCCGGTGCGTGACGAGTTCAGCACCGTGGACGCCGACGGCAAGCGAGTCGACAAGCCGCTGCCGGAACGGGTGCGGGGCTGGGCCAGGGTCATCCAGCGATTCGGCGACTGGTCGATGTTCCGCTTCCTGACCGAGCACGCCGGGCTGGACGAGCGCACTGTCGACCTGATCGGCACCCTGGAGAACCTCACGTCACGCCTGCCCCTGTCGTTCATCCACAGCTTCATCGGCTCCTCACTCATCAGCCCCGACACCGCCTTCTGGGAGCTGGAGGGCGGCACGGCGGTGCTGCCGGACGCGCTGCTGGAGCAGGTGCGCGACACGGTCCGCTTCGACCGCCGGGTCACCCGCGTCGAGTACCACGATCCCGACCGTCCTTCCTCCGACACCCCGCACGTCGGCCGCAAGGGCCCTCAGGTGTGGGTGGACACGGTCTCCGAGGGACGCGACGGCCCGGTGGTGCGCGAGCAGTTCACCGCGGACGCCGCCGTGGTCACCGTGCCCTTCTCCGGTCTGCGGCACGTACAGATCAGCCCCCTGATGTCGTACCGCAAACGCCGCGCTGTCGCGGAACTGCACTATGACAGCGCCACGAAGGTGCTACTGGAATTCAGCCGCCGTTGGTGGGAGTTCACGGAGGCCGACTGGAAGCGCGAGCTGGGCCGGATCGACCCGAAACTGTACGACGCCTACCGCACCGGCCGCACACCCGCCGACGGCAGCCTCCTCGGCGCTCATCCCTCCGTACCGGCCGGCCACATCTCCCGGGGCCAACGCACCCACTACGCCGCCAACCGTGCAGTCTCCCGCGACCAGCCCCAGGCAACACACGTCGTGGGCGGCGGCTCGGTGTCGGACAGCGCCAACCGGTTCATGTACCACCCCTCCCACCCGGTGCCCGGCAGTTCCGGCGGAGTGGTTCTGGCCTCCTACAGCTGGGCGGACGACGCACTCCGCTGGGACTCACTGGACGACGAGGCTCGCTACCCGCACGCCCTGTGCGGACTGCAGCAGGTCTACGGCCAGCGTGTAGAGGTCTTCTACACCGGCGCCGGACGCACCCAGAGTTGGCTGCGCGACCCCTACGCCTACGGAGAGGCGTCCGTACTGCTGCCCGGCCAGCACACCGAGTTGCTGCCCTCCATTCCCGTGCCCGAAGGCCCGATGCACTTCGCGGGTGACCACACCTCCCTCAAGCCGGCCTGGATCGAGGGCGCCCTGGAATCGGCGGTCCGCGCCGCACTGGAGGTCCACACCTCGTGA
- a CDS encoding dihydrofolate reductase family protein, whose protein sequence is MGLIHIELFATLDLVGQAPGGPDEDPAAFPFGGWQAPLLDEVAGAQIGAAYEGTDALLLGRRTYDIFAAYWPHRKGGEDGAIAALFNRVPKYVASLGRPDLSWAGSTQVGSDLAAAVREIRDRHEHVKVVGSLDLVQSLLREKLFDRLDLWVHPIVLGVGKKVFDGGEVPTNLTLLEPPAAGPKGTVYLRYGLADGTPGTGDMSAPDRGVGRAD, encoded by the coding sequence ATGGGCCTCATCCACATCGAACTGTTCGCCACCCTCGACCTCGTCGGGCAGGCGCCCGGCGGCCCCGACGAGGACCCGGCCGCGTTCCCGTTCGGCGGCTGGCAGGCACCCCTGCTGGACGAGGTGGCGGGGGCACAGATCGGTGCCGCGTACGAGGGCACCGACGCCCTACTGCTCGGTCGGCGGACGTACGACATCTTCGCTGCCTACTGGCCGCACCGGAAGGGCGGCGAGGACGGCGCGATCGCCGCCCTCTTCAACCGTGTCCCGAAGTACGTGGCCTCCCTCGGAAGGCCCGACCTCTCGTGGGCCGGGTCCACGCAGGTCGGCTCGGATCTTGCCGCCGCGGTACGCGAGATCCGTGACCGGCACGAACACGTGAAGGTCGTCGGGAGCCTGGACCTGGTGCAGAGCCTTCTGCGTGAGAAGCTCTTCGACCGTCTCGACCTCTGGGTGCATCCGATCGTGCTCGGCGTCGGGAAGAAGGTGTTCGACGGCGGCGAGGTGCCTACGAACCTCACGCTCCTCGAACCACCGGCAGCCGGCCCCAAGGGCACCGTGTACCTGCGCTACGGACTCGCCGACGGCACCCCCGGCACAGGGGACATGAGCGCCCCCGATCGCGGGGTCGGGCGCGCCGACTGA
- a CDS encoding ATP-binding protein, whose translation MGKSLQVTAVDDGRGSDGLETGVGLASMRRRAETLGGTFRITSKAYEGTTVAATVPLNAR comes from the coding sequence GTGGGGAAGTCGCTGCAGGTCACAGCCGTCGACGACGGGCGCGGGTCCGACGGCCTGGAGACCGGTGTGGGTCTGGCCTCCATGCGGCGGCGGGCGGAGACGCTCGGCGGCACGTTCCGCATCACGTCGAAGGCATACGAAGGCACCACCGTGGCCGCGACCGTGCCACTGAACGCCCGGTGA